A portion of the Rhodococcus pseudokoreensis genome contains these proteins:
- a CDS encoding NAD(P)H-dependent glycerol-3-phosphate dehydrogenase, with protein MARPVRVVVLGAGSWGTTVAGLAAHNTPTLLWARSSDTADEINTEHRNSRYLGERALPDSMRSTADLVEAAQEADVLVVGVPSHAVRSTLTQITNEVRAWVPVLSLAKGLEPGTRLRPTEVIAECLPGHPVGLLAGPNIAREIVDGLAAASVVATQDVRVATALQPLFASAVFRVYRNTDVLGCELGGVLKNIVAIASGMADGLDVGDNTRAMVLARGLAEMTRLGEAMGANPRTFAGLTGVGDLIATCMAPTSRNRRVGEFIARGMTVEEAVAKLGQVAEGVKTAPTVMELARDYNVDMPIAAEVEAVVAGRQTPEGAYRGLRKVAAGGEDEVA; from the coding sequence ATGGCCCGGCCGGTACGCGTCGTCGTGCTCGGCGCCGGTTCGTGGGGAACGACGGTGGCCGGTCTCGCCGCCCACAACACGCCGACCCTGCTGTGGGCGCGGAGTTCGGATACTGCGGACGAGATCAACACCGAGCATCGCAACTCCCGCTATCTCGGCGAGCGGGCCCTCCCCGACTCCATGCGTTCGACGGCCGACCTGGTGGAAGCGGCGCAGGAAGCCGACGTTCTCGTGGTCGGGGTGCCGTCGCACGCGGTCCGCAGCACGCTCACTCAGATCACCAACGAGGTGCGGGCGTGGGTGCCGGTGCTGTCGCTGGCGAAAGGGCTGGAGCCGGGAACACGCTTGCGGCCCACCGAGGTGATCGCCGAGTGTTTGCCCGGGCATCCGGTCGGGCTTCTCGCGGGCCCCAACATTGCGCGGGAGATCGTCGACGGGCTTGCGGCGGCGTCGGTCGTCGCCACCCAGGACGTCCGGGTCGCCACCGCGTTGCAGCCGTTGTTTGCGTCGGCGGTGTTCCGCGTCTACCGGAACACCGATGTGCTGGGCTGCGAACTCGGCGGCGTGCTGAAGAACATCGTGGCCATCGCGTCGGGGATGGCAGACGGACTGGATGTCGGCGACAACACCCGCGCGATGGTCCTGGCACGCGGGCTGGCCGAGATGACCCGGCTGGGTGAGGCGATGGGCGCGAACCCGCGGACGTTCGCCGGGCTCACGGGGGTCGGAGACCTGATCGCCACGTGTATGGCCCCGACTTCCCGCAACCGGCGGGTGGGCGAATTCATTGCCCGCGGCATGACCGTCGAGGAGGCCGTCGCCAAGCTGGGGCAGGTGGCCGAGGGCGTCAAGACCGCGCCCACCGTGATGGAGTTGGCCCGCGACTACAACGTGGACATGCCCATCGCCGCGGAGGTCGAGGCGGTGGTCGCGGGTCGGCAGACGCCGGAAGGTGCCTACCGTGGCCTGCGAAAAGTCGCTGCCGGCGGTGAGGACGAGGTGGCGTGA
- a CDS encoding helicase-associated domain-containing protein translates to MNTGDTALPTGEHRIRVTEQEAMTNLHTVLQLCAAGELRCSEKTHRPSAATVAAVGSQLAHGDFYPDDPIASFAWPLIIQAGGLATIEGGRLRLTPKGRTALSRPAAEVISQLWRRWLTRAVIDEFSRIEQIKGQRARNVLTSARTRRQTVAAALAGCPPGEWIGMDSLFTTMRRKGMSPNVARSERALYAGTLGLLDLDYRHPSGARSDFHDIWGGDNLDALSRYDGLQAIRLTTLGCYTLGLTDTYQPPADNPPARVLKVLPNLDIVVTGTLSPADQLLLSAYAEHTADRVWTVSAASLLSAIDGGRHLEDLTTFLARRTDHELPGTLRTVVDDVTRRAGQLTDHGHARVIECTDSALAALITRDRALRTLCRPIGDRHLAVPLEHEPKFRRALHKLGYTLPGPNTP, encoded by the coding sequence GTGAACACCGGCGACACCGCGCTCCCGACCGGGGAGCACCGGATACGAGTGACCGAGCAGGAGGCGATGACGAATCTGCACACGGTGTTACAGCTGTGCGCGGCCGGTGAACTGCGGTGCAGCGAGAAGACCCACCGCCCCTCCGCGGCGACGGTCGCCGCCGTGGGCTCACAGCTCGCGCACGGCGACTTCTACCCCGACGACCCGATCGCGTCGTTCGCGTGGCCGCTGATCATCCAGGCCGGTGGGCTCGCCACAATCGAGGGCGGGCGCCTGCGGCTGACCCCGAAGGGCCGTACCGCCCTGAGTCGGCCGGCGGCCGAGGTCATTTCCCAACTGTGGCGCCGCTGGCTCACCCGCGCTGTGATCGACGAGTTCAGCAGGATCGAGCAGATCAAGGGTCAGCGCGCACGCAATGTCCTCACCTCGGCCAGGACCCGCCGACAGACCGTCGCTGCGGCATTGGCCGGCTGCCCACCCGGAGAGTGGATCGGCATGGATTCGCTGTTCACGACCATGCGGCGGAAAGGCATGAGCCCCAACGTCGCCCGCAGCGAGCGCGCGCTGTACGCCGGCACACTGGGGCTGCTCGACCTCGACTACCGCCACCCCAGCGGCGCACGGTCGGACTTCCACGACATTTGGGGCGGTGACAACCTGGACGCGCTGAGCAGATATGACGGACTGCAGGCGATCCGGCTCACCACCCTGGGCTGCTACACGCTGGGCCTGACCGACACCTATCAACCGCCCGCCGACAACCCGCCAGCCCGGGTTCTGAAAGTCCTGCCCAACCTCGACATCGTCGTCACCGGAACCCTGTCCCCCGCCGATCAGCTGCTGCTGTCTGCATACGCGGAGCACACCGCGGACCGGGTCTGGACGGTCTCCGCCGCGAGCCTGCTGTCCGCGATCGATGGTGGTCGCCACCTCGAGGACCTCACCACCTTCCTCGCCCGGCGCACCGACCATGAGCTGCCCGGCACACTGAGGACCGTCGTCGACGACGTCACCCGCCGAGCCGGCCAGCTCACCGACCACGGCCATGCCCGGGTGATCGAATGCACCGATTCCGCACTCGCTGCGCTCATCACCCGTGACCGCGCACTCCGCACACTGTGCCGTCCGATCGGCGACCGCCACCTCGCGGTCCCCCTCGAACACGAACCGAAGTTCCGCAGGGCCCTACACAAACTCGGCTACACGCTGCCCGGGCCGAACACCCCCTGA
- a CDS encoding calcium-binding protein, translated as MRSPNRGALEAMVAEATVDCYNDSECVTGFYTMLDEHLDVPFHTRVLGAQVTVSGIDLTDDHIVVICTRGRSRQRIRILDLPLPAPPPDGAEWIEAYRHWRR; from the coding sequence GTGAGATCACCCAACCGCGGCGCGCTGGAGGCCATGGTCGCGGAGGCCACGGTCGACTGCTACAACGACAGCGAGTGCGTCACCGGCTTCTACACCATGCTCGACGAGCACCTCGACGTGCCGTTCCACACCCGTGTGCTCGGTGCCCAGGTCACCGTGTCCGGCATCGACCTGACCGACGACCACATCGTTGTGATCTGTACCCGCGGCCGGTCGCGACAGCGCATCCGAATCCTCGACCTGCCGTTGCCGGCACCACCACCCGACGGTGCCGAGTGGATCGAGGCATACCGCCACTGGCGGAGATAG
- a CDS encoding type II toxin-antitoxin system RelE family toxin encodes MSERYSVQVPRKVVKTIASLQRTEQRRIQGAIELLAENPRPPSCTAMVGYSNTYRVRVGTYRIIYEVRDRELIVIVIHVGHRRNAYR; translated from the coding sequence GTGAGCGAACGCTACAGTGTGCAGGTTCCGCGCAAGGTAGTGAAAACCATTGCGTCACTGCAAAGAACGGAACAGCGCCGAATCCAGGGCGCAATCGAGCTATTGGCAGAGAATCCGCGCCCACCGAGCTGCACGGCAATGGTCGGCTACAGCAACACCTACCGCGTACGCGTGGGGACGTACCGCATCATCTATGAAGTGCGAGACCGTGAGCTGATCGTGATCGTCATCCACGTCGGGCACCGGAGAAACGCATACAGGTAG
- a CDS encoding type II toxin-antitoxin system Phd/YefM family antitoxin — translation MTTAQRPAEVSVTHARDHLSATIAELSSVQAIQLVNRGRVVAVLVSPERFEALLDAAEDAEDYRAIAEHNSDPDPDPIPWEDVKRDLGLLG, via the coding sequence ATGACTACAGCACAGCGCCCCGCCGAGGTATCGGTTACGCACGCGCGTGATCACCTATCGGCGACCATTGCGGAGCTGTCAAGCGTGCAGGCAATCCAGCTCGTGAACCGTGGCCGAGTCGTCGCGGTGCTGGTCTCGCCTGAGCGATTCGAGGCCTTGCTCGACGCCGCCGAGGATGCCGAGGACTATCGGGCGATCGCGGAACACAACTCCGATCCCGACCCCGATCCGATCCCGTGGGAAGACGTCAAGCGTGACCTCGGACTCCTGGGGTGA
- a CDS encoding MFS transporter has product MGPNPTTSELEIAVADLSSSVPTADRRTRRSSLYPWLVFALAFALLLSDYMSRQVLSAVFPFLKADWALTDSQLASLTSIVALMVGLLTLPLSLLADRWGRVKSLVLMATLWSVATLLCAIASSYEQMLAARFLVGVGEAAYGSVGIAVVLSVFAPRVHSTLSGAFMAGGSFGSVVGVSLGAVIAVHLSWRWSFAAMAVLGLILVLTFRTVVTERRLAEHAATDDTAEAARPDEPAIRVPVSTLFTNPTVWCAYLGGGLQMFNAAVLLAWAPSFFNRYYGMAPDKAGAVASAFVLLIAIGMIVCGMITDRVGRNTAAMKWTSAIIYCTISLTSLGIAFQLETGASQLILLGIGAFFAAGSSGPTAAMVAGLTHQSVRASALGSLTVTNNVLGLATGPFVIGILADRLGLLGALQLAPLVYVLAIVALFLGKRMYPAGLAKLAAQSAAAAAKV; this is encoded by the coding sequence ATGGGACCGAATCCCACCACGTCCGAACTCGAGATCGCAGTCGCCGACTTGTCGAGTTCCGTGCCGACCGCCGACCGCCGCACCCGACGCTCCTCGCTCTACCCCTGGCTCGTTTTCGCCCTCGCGTTCGCATTGCTGCTGTCCGACTACATGTCCCGCCAGGTTCTCAGTGCGGTCTTCCCGTTCCTGAAGGCCGACTGGGCGCTGACGGATTCCCAGCTCGCATCCCTCACCAGCATCGTCGCGCTGATGGTCGGGCTGCTCACCCTCCCGCTGTCCCTGCTGGCCGACCGCTGGGGGCGCGTCAAGTCCCTGGTGCTGATGGCCACGCTGTGGAGTGTCGCGACCCTGCTGTGCGCGATCGCCTCCAGCTACGAGCAGATGCTCGCCGCGCGCTTCCTGGTCGGTGTCGGCGAGGCCGCGTACGGAAGTGTCGGAATCGCCGTGGTTCTCAGCGTCTTCGCGCCACGCGTCCACTCCACGCTCAGCGGCGCGTTCATGGCCGGTGGTTCCTTCGGCTCGGTCGTCGGAGTCTCGCTCGGCGCCGTCATCGCCGTGCACCTGAGCTGGCGCTGGTCGTTTGCCGCGATGGCGGTCCTCGGACTTATCCTGGTCCTGACGTTCCGCACGGTCGTCACCGAACGCCGCCTGGCCGAGCACGCCGCCACCGACGACACCGCCGAAGCCGCCCGCCCCGACGAACCCGCGATCCGCGTCCCGGTGTCGACACTGTTCACCAACCCGACCGTGTGGTGCGCATACCTCGGCGGCGGACTGCAGATGTTCAACGCGGCCGTGCTGCTCGCCTGGGCCCCCAGCTTCTTCAACCGCTACTACGGCATGGCCCCGGACAAGGCGGGGGCGGTCGCGTCGGCGTTCGTATTGCTGATCGCCATCGGCATGATCGTCTGCGGCATGATCACCGACCGGGTCGGCCGAAACACCGCGGCCATGAAGTGGACAAGCGCGATCATCTACTGCACGATCTCGCTGACCTCGCTCGGAATCGCATTTCAGCTGGAAACCGGTGCATCCCAGCTGATTCTGCTGGGCATCGGCGCCTTCTTCGCCGCCGGTTCGTCCGGCCCCACCGCCGCCATGGTGGCCGGTCTGACCCACCAATCGGTGCGGGCCTCGGCCCTCGGCAGCCTGACCGTCACCAACAACGTCCTCGGCCTGGCCACCGGCCCCTTCGTCATCGGCATCCTCGCCGACCGCCTCGGCCTGCTCGGCGCCCTGCAGCTGGCACCGCTGGTGTACGTGCTGGCGATCGTCGCCCTGTTCCTCGGCAAGCGGATGTACCCGGCCGGACTCGCGAAGCTCGCGGCGCAGAGTGCCGCCGCAGCGGCCAAGGTCTAG
- a CDS encoding carboxymuconolactone decarboxylase family protein: MTAEPIPTPTLDRMKSAGSWNPLWDTLSQWDPEWTEQFMAMNATPVQRGVFTPEFVELLSIAIDAAATHLYAPGVRRHIRAALELGVSKEEILTVLEMVSVLGIHACNLGVPILAEELDAYESRRPAH, encoded by the coding sequence ATGACCGCTGAGCCGATACCCACCCCGACACTCGACCGAATGAAGAGTGCGGGGAGCTGGAATCCCCTGTGGGACACCTTGTCCCAGTGGGATCCGGAATGGACCGAGCAGTTCATGGCCATGAACGCCACTCCCGTGCAGCGTGGGGTGTTCACGCCCGAGTTCGTCGAACTGCTCAGCATTGCCATCGATGCCGCCGCCACCCACCTGTACGCGCCGGGAGTGCGCAGGCACATCCGGGCCGCACTCGAACTCGGTGTGTCCAAGGAGGAGATCCTCACCGTCCTCGAGATGGTCAGCGTCCTCGGAATCCACGCCTGCAATCTCGGCGTGCCGATCCTCGCGGAGGAACTCGACGCGTACGAGTCCCGGCGCCCGGCACACTGA
- a CDS encoding AraC family transcriptional regulator: MAKPLARYAALTGFVELGRTLSLDPVTLLTSVGLDPAGLDLQDRWVPAASVARLLELSAAASGRQDFALKLAERRRLSTLGPLSVGIRDEPDARSALRMLIRFQHTYNEALHIRLSERDGLATIRIRFDPGEPVPVRQSVELAVAVTHQLLRHLLGERWHPVSVSFEHGRPADDSTHRQFFGAPLHFDGEYSGILVYTGDLDEPNRLSDPLLRSYAQQVLDTLTTPEEPTLTNRVRELVELLLPSGRCSIEQVARSLGVDRRTVHRHLAKSGETFTSVLDSTRAELAKRMVTGRRYSLTEISEMLAFSTPSSFSRWFHQQFGMSPREWRKQTSG; encoded by the coding sequence ATGGCCAAGCCCCTCGCCCGGTATGCCGCGCTGACTGGCTTCGTCGAACTGGGCCGCACACTCTCGCTCGACCCGGTGACGCTGCTGACGAGCGTCGGACTCGACCCCGCCGGGCTGGACCTGCAGGACCGCTGGGTGCCCGCGGCGTCGGTCGCCCGTCTCCTGGAGTTGTCCGCGGCGGCGTCGGGTCGCCAGGACTTCGCGCTGAAGCTGGCCGAGCGGCGGCGCCTGTCCACCCTCGGCCCACTGAGCGTCGGCATCCGGGACGAGCCCGACGCGCGAAGCGCACTGCGAATGCTGATCCGCTTCCAGCACACGTACAACGAGGCACTGCACATTCGACTGTCCGAGCGCGACGGCCTGGCGACGATACGAATCCGCTTCGACCCCGGCGAACCCGTGCCGGTCCGGCAGTCCGTCGAACTGGCGGTCGCGGTGACCCACCAACTGTTGCGGCACCTGCTGGGCGAGCGGTGGCATCCGGTGTCCGTCAGCTTCGAACACGGACGCCCGGCCGACGACTCCACACACCGGCAGTTCTTCGGCGCGCCACTCCACTTCGACGGCGAGTATTCCGGAATCCTGGTCTACACAGGAGATCTGGACGAGCCGAACAGATTGTCCGACCCGCTGCTGCGGTCCTATGCGCAACAGGTCCTCGACACGCTCACCACGCCGGAGGAGCCGACCCTCACCAATCGCGTGCGCGAACTCGTCGAACTGCTGCTGCCGAGCGGGCGCTGCTCGATCGAGCAGGTCGCCCGCAGCCTCGGCGTCGATCGCCGGACGGTGCATCGACACCTTGCGAAATCGGGAGAGACCTTCACCTCGGTCCTCGACTCCACCCGCGCCGAACTCGCGAAACGCATGGTCACCGGCCGGCGTTACTCGTTGACGGAAATCTCCGAGATGCTCGCCTTCTCGACGCCGAGCAGCTTCTCCCGGTGGTTCCATCAGCAGTTCGGCATGAGCCCTCGCGAGTGGCGCAAACAGACCTCGGGATAG
- a CDS encoding 3-keto-5-aminohexanoate cleavage protein produces MHFHDDALFPETQEKLVITCAPYGPEWEPDDFREDLPLTMDEHVQKAVDCYEAGATVLHIHVRELDGKGSKRLSKFNELLAGLRQAVPDMILQVGGSISFAPEGEGSDAKWLSDDTRHMLADLDPAPDQVTIAINTSQMNIMELMTADDIAGTSMQRPELAEAYREMTVPAGPAWVEEHLRRLQAAGIQPHFQLSSIPQLETVERLIRRGVYTGPLNLTWVGIGGGFDGPNPYNIMNFVQRVPDGACLTLETLMRSVLPVNAMAIAMGLHPRCGNEDTIWGRKGEKMTSVAQVEQLVRVAGELGREVATGKEARDIYRIGQTYADADETLARLGYAPNRRPGQVGFTQHA; encoded by the coding sequence ATGCATTTCCACGACGACGCCCTCTTCCCCGAAACTCAGGAGAAGCTGGTCATCACGTGTGCCCCGTACGGTCCGGAGTGGGAGCCGGACGACTTCCGCGAGGACCTGCCGCTGACGATGGACGAGCACGTCCAGAAGGCGGTCGACTGCTACGAGGCCGGCGCCACCGTGCTGCACATCCACGTCCGTGAACTCGACGGCAAGGGCTCCAAGCGGCTGTCGAAGTTCAACGAACTGCTCGCCGGACTGCGCCAGGCGGTGCCGGACATGATCTTGCAGGTCGGCGGTTCCATCTCCTTCGCCCCCGAGGGTGAGGGGTCGGACGCGAAGTGGCTCTCCGACGACACCCGGCACATGCTCGCCGACCTCGATCCGGCACCGGATCAGGTGACGATCGCGATCAACACCTCGCAGATGAACATCATGGAGTTGATGACCGCCGACGACATCGCGGGCACGTCGATGCAGCGCCCCGAGCTGGCGGAGGCGTACCGGGAGATGACGGTCCCGGCCGGTCCGGCGTGGGTGGAGGAGCACCTGCGGCGGCTGCAGGCGGCGGGGATCCAGCCGCACTTCCAGCTGTCGAGCATCCCGCAGCTCGAGACCGTCGAGCGGCTGATCCGCCGTGGGGTGTATACCGGTCCGCTGAACCTGACGTGGGTGGGGATCGGCGGCGGCTTCGACGGCCCGAACCCGTACAACATCATGAACTTCGTCCAGCGGGTCCCGGACGGTGCGTGCCTGACCCTCGAGACCCTGATGCGCAGTGTGTTGCCGGTGAACGCGATGGCGATCGCGATGGGCCTGCACCCGCGCTGCGGGAACGAGGACACGATCTGGGGTCGCAAGGGCGAGAAGATGACGTCGGTCGCGCAGGTCGAGCAGCTGGTCCGGGTGGCCGGGGAGCTGGGCCGGGAGGTGGCCACCGGTAAGGAGGCCCGCGACATCTACCGGATCGGTCAGACCTACGCCGATGCCGACGAGACCCTCGCCCGGCTCGGGTACGCCCCGAACCGCCGTCCCGGCCAGGTGGGCTTCACCCAGCACGCCTGA
- a CDS encoding class I SAM-dependent methyltransferase gives MDDTIDAVRADRELKTKHRAMWALGDYPAVATDVIADLGPALVRASRVKPGDRVLDVAAGSGNAAIPAALSGASVVAGDLTPELFDAGRRRAAELGAEVEWREADAEAMPFADNEFDTVMSCVGVMFAPHHQESADELVRVCRPGGTIGLLSWTPEGFIGQMFATMKPYAPPPPPGAQPPPLWGREDHVRALFGHRVTDVVATRHTVRIDQFRTPEDFRDYFKTRYGPTIAVYRNIAENPARVAELDHELADLARRFDYGTGSTAMNWEYLLLTARKW, from the coding sequence ATGGATGACACGATCGACGCAGTACGAGCCGACCGCGAACTGAAGACCAAACACCGCGCCATGTGGGCGCTCGGCGACTACCCCGCCGTGGCCACCGACGTCATCGCGGACCTCGGCCCCGCCCTCGTCCGGGCGAGCCGGGTCAAGCCCGGTGACCGTGTCCTCGACGTCGCGGCCGGTTCCGGCAACGCCGCCATCCCCGCGGCGCTGTCCGGTGCGAGCGTCGTCGCCGGTGACCTCACTCCCGAACTGTTCGACGCCGGCCGCCGCCGGGCCGCCGAACTCGGCGCCGAAGTCGAGTGGCGCGAAGCCGATGCCGAGGCGATGCCGTTCGCCGACAACGAATTCGACACCGTGATGTCCTGCGTCGGTGTCATGTTCGCCCCGCACCATCAGGAGAGCGCCGACGAACTCGTCCGCGTCTGCAGGCCGGGCGGGACGATCGGACTGCTCAGCTGGACCCCCGAGGGGTTCATCGGTCAGATGTTCGCGACGATGAAACCGTACGCACCCCCGCCCCCGCCCGGCGCGCAGCCGCCGCCGCTGTGGGGTCGCGAAGACCACGTCCGGGCGTTGTTCGGCCATCGGGTGACCGACGTCGTGGCAACCCGGCACACCGTCCGCATCGACCAGTTCCGGACCCCGGAAGACTTCCGCGACTACTTCAAGACCCGCTACGGCCCGACCATCGCGGTGTACCGGAACATCGCCGAAAACCCAGCCCGGGTGGCCGAGCTCGACCACGAACTCGCCGACCTTGCACGGCGTTTCGACTACGGCACCGGCAGCACCGCGATGAACTGGGAGTACCTCCTGCTCACCGCGCGGAAGTGGTAG
- a CDS encoding helix-turn-helix transcriptional regulator, with amino-acid sequence MSDPGKIEFVGRSRELAELEAALHETTRNETTRNAPVVVVVEGVPGIGKTTLVEHFLTAHPDMPAFSAVCARWASSRPFGVAEQLLGTAVTSQDPLDVAREFVTAVGPRAGDAPFFVVVDDAHWADLASLQSLTSAVHLLDRSAVIVLVTNPEPPDGVSADVLDVLDRHSRHRVHVRPLDASDARALASSLAHVDLPAPLAHHLVQHTAGNPRHLTQLLQEVDPVAWGRWQAVLPVPHTFAAKVRSLLSEASPQARALAEAAAVLSGNPRFADAAALAGIEHPVDALDELHRAGLLTAGEHRGVIVLTFPSPLTRAAVYHSLGPIRKRDLHDHAARIVEDEGRRLDHRAAASPFADPALANELDRYSASRATVGAWSAVADALIKSSRLTADRREREQRLIRAVDALLGTGNLSQAVAFAPEIESFPESPLRDAVLGYLAIQRGRRAEAEALLTQSWAACDPETDPATAALICQRRVLDSLARWHGPDLVEWGSRAVALVDAADPSAVESAAIMGLGLAATGRIAEARAHYDTLSAKIALGAQSQRFDMARGWLDLALDDPEAARQELESAVPTAFRMGSTRISLWAQAWLARTQFALGDWNGAIATVDRAAHQLEDATLDLLRPLVHWTGAQTHALRGNWPAAQEHLRLAAASSHDYPMMFIPSALARAQCAEVETDYAAVIRALEPLTRLEPREGVDEPGFWQWPDVYANALVMTGHVDDADAFLTPHEERAAERGHRSAMARLGYARGRIAGARGDIDTARDVFENALTQLDTLPLPYDRARVNFAYGQTLRRAGKRREADAVMQAAREGYSALGATAYVQRCDRELKAGGLNVKRSRFTLEELTPQERAVTILVAGGASNKEAAGELFLSVKTVQYHLTRVYAKLGIRSRSELAAQFRDQE; translated from the coding sequence GTGAGTGACCCAGGGAAAATCGAGTTCGTCGGACGTTCCCGCGAGCTCGCCGAACTCGAGGCGGCCCTGCACGAGACGACCCGGAACGAGACGACCCGGAACGCGCCCGTCGTCGTGGTCGTCGAAGGCGTGCCGGGCATCGGCAAGACGACTCTGGTGGAACATTTCCTCACCGCGCATCCCGACATGCCCGCGTTCTCCGCGGTGTGTGCCCGGTGGGCGTCGAGCCGTCCCTTCGGAGTCGCCGAACAGCTCCTGGGTACGGCCGTCACGTCGCAGGACCCACTCGACGTCGCCCGTGAATTCGTCACGGCGGTGGGTCCGCGTGCCGGTGATGCGCCGTTTTTCGTCGTGGTCGACGATGCGCACTGGGCAGACCTCGCGTCGCTGCAGTCACTGACCTCCGCCGTGCACCTGCTCGACCGTTCGGCCGTGATCGTCCTCGTCACGAACCCGGAACCACCCGACGGTGTTTCCGCGGACGTTCTCGACGTTCTCGACCGGCACAGCCGCCATCGGGTTCATGTCCGCCCCCTCGACGCGTCCGACGCTCGCGCCCTCGCGAGCAGCCTCGCGCACGTCGACCTTCCCGCCCCGCTCGCGCACCACCTGGTCCAGCACACGGCCGGGAACCCGCGGCACCTCACGCAACTCCTCCAGGAAGTCGATCCGGTCGCCTGGGGACGCTGGCAGGCGGTCCTCCCGGTGCCCCACACGTTCGCGGCGAAGGTACGGTCGCTGCTGTCCGAGGCCTCACCGCAGGCCCGGGCGCTCGCCGAAGCGGCCGCAGTCCTGTCCGGGAATCCGAGATTCGCCGACGCCGCCGCTCTCGCCGGCATCGAGCACCCGGTGGACGCGCTCGACGAACTTCACCGGGCAGGCCTCCTCACCGCCGGTGAGCACCGCGGTGTGATCGTGCTGACCTTCCCGTCGCCACTCACCCGCGCCGCCGTCTACCACAGCCTCGGGCCGATCCGAAAGCGCGACCTGCACGATCACGCCGCACGGATCGTCGAGGACGAGGGCAGGCGACTGGACCACCGCGCCGCGGCGTCCCCGTTCGCCGACCCGGCTCTCGCAAACGAACTCGACCGCTACTCCGCGAGCAGGGCGACGGTCGGGGCGTGGTCGGCGGTCGCGGACGCGCTGATCAAGTCGAGCCGCCTCACCGCGGATCGGCGGGAACGCGAGCAGCGGTTGATTCGCGCCGTCGACGCCCTCCTCGGCACCGGAAACCTGTCCCAGGCAGTGGCTTTCGCCCCGGAGATCGAGAGTTTCCCGGAAAGCCCGTTGCGCGACGCCGTGCTCGGCTATCTGGCGATCCAACGGGGCCGTCGCGCGGAAGCCGAGGCGCTGCTCACCCAGTCCTGGGCCGCCTGCGACCCGGAGACCGATCCGGCCACCGCGGCCTTGATCTGCCAGCGGCGCGTCCTCGACTCGCTGGCCCGCTGGCACGGCCCGGACCTCGTCGAATGGGGTTCCCGGGCAGTCGCTCTCGTCGATGCGGCTGATCCGTCGGCCGTCGAATCCGCGGCGATCATGGGGCTCGGACTCGCGGCCACCGGCCGGATCGCGGAGGCGAGGGCACACTACGACACCCTGTCCGCGAAGATCGCCCTCGGCGCCCAGTCCCAGCGCTTCGACATGGCCCGGGGCTGGCTCGACCTGGCACTGGACGATCCCGAAGCGGCGCGCCAGGAACTCGAGAGTGCCGTCCCCACCGCCTTCCGGATGGGCTCCACCCGCATCTCGCTGTGGGCGCAAGCCTGGCTGGCGCGAACACAATTCGCCCTCGGCGATTGGAACGGCGCCATCGCCACCGTCGACCGTGCCGCGCACCAACTCGAGGACGCCACGCTCGACCTCCTCCGGCCCCTCGTCCATTGGACCGGCGCGCAGACCCACGCGCTGCGCGGGAACTGGCCCGCGGCACAGGAGCATCTCCGCCTCGCCGCCGCGAGTTCGCACGACTACCCGATGATGTTCATTCCGTCCGCCCTGGCGCGCGCCCAGTGCGCCGAAGTGGAGACCGACTACGCCGCCGTCATCAGGGCGCTGGAGCCCCTCACCCGTCTGGAACCCCGGGAGGGCGTCGACGAGCCCGGATTCTGGCAGTGGCCCGACGTGTACGCGAATGCGCTCGTAATGACCGGGCACGTCGACGACGCGGACGCGTTCCTCACCCCGCACGAGGAACGGGCCGCAGAACGTGGGCACCGGTCCGCGATGGCGCGTCTCGGCTACGCCCGCGGTCGCATCGCCGGTGCGCGCGGCGACATCGACACCGCCCGGGACGTGTTCGAGAATGCGCTGACCCAGCTCGACACGCTGCCCCTCCCCTACGACCGCGCCCGGGTGAACTTCGCGTACGGCCAGACCCTGCGCCGGGCAGGCAAGCGACGCGAAGCCGACGCCGTCATGCAGGCCGCGCGGGAAGGGTATTCCGCGCTCGGCGCCACCGCCTACGTGCAGCGGTGCGACCGCGAACTGAAGGCAGGCGGCCTCAACGTCAAACGCAGCCGGTTCACGCTCGAGGAACTGACCCCGCAGGAACGGGCGGTGACCATACTCGTCGCCGGTGGAGCCAGCAACAAGGAGGCGGCGGGCGAGCTGTTCCTGTCCGTCAAGACCGTGCAGTACCACCTGACCCGCGTCTACGCGAAGCTCGGCATCCGCTCGCGCAGTGAACTCGCGGCGCAGTTCCGCGACCAGGAGTGA